Below is a window of Dietzia timorensis DNA.
GCGGGCTTTTCCGCGATGGCCTGTTCGCGCACGGCGTCCATGTCGATCTGCATCGTCTCCGGGTCGACCTCATACGCGGCGACCTCGTACAACTTGCCGGAGAAGTTCAGCGCCATGCCGTGGGTGAGGTGGCCGCCATGGGCGAGCGACAGGCCCATGATCTTCTCTCCCGGTGTCGCCAGCGACATGAGCACGGCGGCGTTCGCCTGGGCGCCCGAGTGCGGCTGCACGTTCGCGTACTTAGCGCCGAAGACCTCCTTGGCGCGCGAGCGGGCGAGCTCCTCGGCCTGGTCGACGAATTCGCAGCCGCCGTAGTAGCGGCGCCCCGGGTAGCCCTCGGCGTACTTGTTGGTGAGCACGGAGCCCTGCGCCTGCAGCACGGCGCGAGGAACGAAGTTCTCCGACGCGATCATCTCGAGGGTGTTGCGCTGGCGACCGAGTTCGCCGGCCATAGCCTCCGCGAGTTCGGGATCGAGCTCGCCTAGCGAGGTGGTCATCACGTCGGGGTTAGACATCGTTTGCTGGTCCTCCTACGGCCGCGTACATCGTGCTGGCAGATCGCTTCTGCGTTCATTCTAGGGTGCACCAGCCCCCGTACCGCCAGCGGAATGCCGCTCGTGTCCGCTCCCTGCGGATGTCAATGGCGATTACTGGCTAATTCTCAGGGTGATTAAGACAAAAGCAATGCCGCCTGGAACAATCGGCCAGAGACCAACTGCCAACGGAAAAGGTAGAGCGTGAGTCGGAACACGAGCGAACCCTCGCCGTACATCGAATTCGACCGGCCGCATTGGAAGCGGCTGCGTCAATCGATGCCCATGGTGCTGTCCGAACAGGACATCCAGGGTCTACGCGGTATACAGGACCACCTCGATCTCGACGAGGTGGCAGATATTTATCTGCCGCTTTCACGGCTTATCCATCTGCAGGTATCCGCACGCCAGCGCCTGTTCCAGTCGACCAACACGTTCCTCGGTAAATCCGCCGAACGGTCGGTGCCGTTCGTCATCGGCATCGCAGGATCGGTGGCGGTCGGCAAGTCGACCACCGCCCGCGTGCTGCAGGCGCTTCTGTCGCGGTGGGATTCGCATCCCCGCGTCGATCTCGTCACCACCGATGGCTTCCTCTACCCCAATAAGGAGCTCGAGAGGCGCAACCTCATGCAGCGCAAGGGCTTCCCGGAGTCCTACGATCGGCGGGCTCTTCTACGTTTCGTGACGGCGGTCAAGTCCGGCGCCGACGTGGTCTCCGCGCCCGTGTACTCGCACAAG
It encodes the following:
- the coaA gene encoding type I pantothenate kinase, whose protein sequence is MSRNTSEPSPYIEFDRPHWKRLRQSMPMVLSEQDIQGLRGIQDHLDLDEVADIYLPLSRLIHLQVSARQRLFQSTNTFLGKSAERSVPFVIGIAGSVAVGKSTTARVLQALLSRWDSHPRVDLVTTDGFLYPNKELERRNLMQRKGFPESYDRRALLRFVTAVKSGADVVSAPVYSHKVYDIVPDQKIEVRQPDILIVEGLNVLQTGPKLMVSDLFDFSVYVDAKIDDIESWYVERFLTLRNTAFQDPNSHFNHYATLTDDAARSAASQIWGSVNRPNLVENILPTRPRATLVLRKNSDHSIQRLRLRKV